The Deltaproteobacteria bacterium DNA segment CTCACCACCACCGCCGACCGTTTCGGACGCAAGCGCACGCTGATCGTCGGCGCGTTGCTGATGCTCGGCGCGGGGGTTGTCTTCATCGTCACCCACAACATCCTCCTCCTGATGGCTGCCGCCATCATCGGCGTCATCAGTCCGAGCGGCAATGAGATCGGTCCGTTCCTGTCCGTTGAACAGGCCGCCTTGACGCAACTCTTGCCGAACGAAAAACGCACGCGGACTTTTGCATGGTACAACCTCGTCGGATCGTTCGCGACCGCGACGGGCGCGCTGTCAGGCGGCTGGCTGGCTCAAGTGTTGCATTTCCGCGGGATGTCCGCGCCGGACGCGTATCGCGCCGTCTTGATGGGATACGCGCTGGGCGGATTGATCCTCGGCATCCTTTTCCTTACGCTTTCGCGGGACGTTGAAGTGACTGCCGCCTCCCAAACCGGATCTCCTCGGCGCGTGCTCGGCCTCCACCGCTCGCGCGACGTGGTCGCCAGACTCAGCGCGCTATTCGCCCTGGACGCCTTCGCAGGCGGACTGGTCGTGCAGGCCATGATGGCTTACTGGTTCCATATCAAATTCGGGATCGACGCGGGCATCATCGGCACGATCTTCTTCGGGGCGAATATATTGGCGGGGATCTCGGCTTTACTGGCGGTGAGGCTTGCGAACAGGTTTGGCTTGATCAACACGATGGTCTTCACGCACATCCCGTCGAATGTATTGCTGATCCTTGTGCCGCTCATGCCGACGCTGCCGTTGGCGATTACCGTTCTGCTGTTGCGATTCAGCATCTCGCAGATGGACGTGCCGACGCGCCAATCATACACAATGGCGGTCGTATCGCCCGACGAACGTTCCGCCGCTTCAGGCGTTACAAGTATCGCGCGTTCCGTGGGTGCGGCGATTTCGCCTTCGTTGACAGGCATCTTCTTCGCCGTTCCCACTCTGCTTAGTGTGCCCTTCTACCTGGCGGGCGGATTGAAAATCGTCTATGACGTCCTGCTCTATCGTGGTTTTCGTACGATGAAACCACCCGAGGAGAAATGATGCGCGTCATAATGGCAGTATCCGGTGCAGGCGCGAAGCCCGCCCTGGGAAGGTGGCATGCCGGGACCAATCAGTGAATAAGTCATGAAGAGATCGTTGCTTGCGTTATCTCTCTGCGCACTCCTTGTCCTCGGATGCGGCAAGCCGGAAACGCCGGCTCCGCGGCCGCCCCCTCCGGAGAAGACGCTCCTCATCGGACTGACCCCCGAGCACAACATCTTCAAGCAGATCAGGCGGTATGAGCCGCTCGCCGACTACCTTTCGAAAAAAACCGGCATCCAGGTCAAGCTGAAGGTTCTGACGTACCGCGGAAACGTCATCGACAACTTTCAATCCCTGAAGCTCGACGGTGCGTTTTTCGGGAGTTTCAGCTATGTGCTGGCGCACGCGAAACTGGGCGTCGTGGCGCTCGCCCGGCCGGAGTATCCCGATGGAATCTCCTCGTACCATGGGGTCATCTTCGTCCGGAAGGACAGCGGAATTCGTACGGTCCGGCAGATGAAAGGGAAGCGGCTCGCCCTGGTGGCGCGGGCGACCACTGCCGGGTATCTTTTCCCGACGATCTTCCTGAAAAGAGCCGGGGTCCCGAACCCCGAAACCTTTTTCAGGGAGGTCTACTACGCGGGGGCGCACGAAGGGACGATCGACGACGTCCTCGATCGGAAGGCGGACGTCGGCGTGTCGAAAAATACGGTCTACGACCGGTTCGCCGCGGAGAACCCCCGGATCGGCCGGGACCTGGTGATCCTCGGGAAGTCGGACGACGTGCCGGAAAACGCCCTGGCGCTTCGGAAGGACATCGAAGCTTCCGTGAAGGGGAAGCTCGTTGACGCGCTGATCGCGATGCACGCCGATCCGGATGGCGCGAAGGTGCTGAAGGCCTTCGGGGCGCGCCGGTTCATCGGGACGACCGATGCCGACTACGTGCCCGTACTGACGTACATGAGGGAACTCGGGATCGACCTCGCGAATTTCAAATTCCCGGCCGAAGAATGAAGAAGAAGATCCTCATCGGATTGGGCATCCTGTCCCTCCTTTTCATGCTGATCGGCGCCTACATCATCGTAACCGTCGACAGGGCGACCTCGAGGCTCGACCACCTGGTCAAGCTTCATCAGGTCGAGATCCTGCGGGAGCATCTGCTGCTTCAGATCAAAAGGGTGCAGTCCGACCTCGCCTGGAGCGGCACCCGGTACGCCAGCGGCGTCGACACCATCGTGTCGCACGGCATCCGGATGGGAAAGGTGGTCGACCACTGCTTCCTATGCCACCACTCGCCGCAGGTGACGGAAGGCCTGGTCGACCTGAAGAGTCAAACGGGGAACTACGAGGACTTCCTGAGCCATGTCCTGACGCTCGACGCGAACCGCGTCCGGCGGGAAGCGGAGAAGGACGAGGCGATCCGGAGGGGGCAGGAGCTGATCGCCAAGGTCAACGGCATCATCGCGCTGACGAGCAGGAACCTCGAGTCGAACACCCAGGCGGTGTTCCGCCAGATCGCGATCACCAAGACCATGCTCTTCCTCCTCATCGCCGTCGGCCCCGTCATCCTGATGACCCTCGGTTTTCTCTTCACCCGGGCGCTGACCCGCCCGGTGAACACCCTCCTGACCGCCACGCGGCGACTGAAAGGCGGCGCGCTGGACTACCGGATCGAGGGGTTGAAGGACGAATTCGGGGAGCTGGCGACCTCCTTCAACGAGATGGCGGGCTCGCTCAAGGAGCAGATCCAGAAGATGCGCCGGACGGAACAGATGGTGGTCGTGGGAGAGCTTGCGGCGGGGCTCGGGCACGAGGTCAAGAATCCCCTCGCGGGGATCAAGGCGGCGGTGAACCTGCTCTCGGAGGAATTGACCCTGAACAGGGAAGACCGGGACCTGTTCTCCCGGATCGTGGAGCAGGTGGGAAGGCTTGAAGCCCTGATGAAGGGCTTCCTGAACTTCGCCAAGCCTCCCAAGCCGCAGTGGGAAAGGGTGAGCATCAACGAAGTGCTCGAAACGACCATCGATTTTTATCTGGTTTCGCACCGACCCTCCTGCCAGGGGTTCGGCGGCATCGACATCCGGAAGAGCATGGAGGAAGGCCTTCCCCGGACGATGGCCGACCCCATGCAGTTGCAGCAAGTGTTTTTGAACCTGTTCCTGAACGCGGGCGATGCGATGCCGAACGGAGGGACCTTGGCCGTGAGGACCCTGTACGATGCGCCCGCGGATTCGATCCGGATCGATATCAAGGATACGGGCACGGGGATCGATCCGGAGATCCTGGGGAGAATCTTCAGCCCCTTCCTGACGACCAAACCGAAAGGCACCGGGCTCGGCCTTGCGATCTGCAAACAGATGATCGAGCAGCACGGCGGATCCATCGGCGCGGAGAACGATCCCGCGGGAGGCGCCCTCTTCCGCATTGCCCTCCCCGTCAAGAGAGGAGAGGAGGAGGTGCGGACGGCATGGTAGCGAAGGGGAAGGTGTTGCTCATCGACGACGACGGCCTGATCCTCACCACGCTCACGCGGTCGTTGAGGAAGCAGGGGTACGAGGTCCTCTCCGATTCGAAAGGCCAGGACGTCCTGGCCTTGGCCAATTCCTTCCACCCCGACGTCGTCCTTCTGGATATAAGGCTCCCCGGAAAAAACGGGATCGAGATCCTGAAGGAGATCACGGAGAGCCGGATCGGCACGAAGGTGATCATGCTGACCTCCGACGACACCGCCGAGACGGCGATCAAGGCCATGAAGCTTGGCGCAGTGGACTACCTGACCAAGCCCTTCAACCTCGAAGAGGTCGATATCGTCGTCCACAAGGCGATCGAGAAGGATCGGCTCGAGCGGGAAGTCCAATGCCTCCGGCTCGCCAGCTCCGATTTTTCCGACAATCATTTCGTCGGGAACGCGAGCGCAATACGGGAGATCAGGGAGAAGGCCGAAAAAATGGCGGCCGCCAGGGTTTCCACGCTGCTGATCACGGGGGAGAGCGGCACGGGGAAGGAGGTTCTCGCCCGACATATCCATCGGCTCCTCCACGGAGAGGAGGGATCGCGGTGCGCGCCGTTCCTCCCGATCAATTGCACCGCCCTGCCGGAGTCCCTCCTCGAGAGCGAGCTCTTCGGATATGAAAAGGGCGCATTCACCGATGCGAAAGCGGAGAAAAAAGGCGTGTTCGAGCTGGCAAACAAGGGATCGATCCTGCTCGACGAGATCGGCGACATGAAGCAGAACCTCCAGAACAAGCTGTTGCGGATCGTGGAGAGAAAGGCGGTCCGGCGCATCGGCGGAGGAGTGGAAATACCGGTCGACGTCACGGTCATGGCCACGACGAATCGGGACCTGTCCCGGGCGATCGAATCGGGGGAGTTCAGGATGGACCTCTATTACCGCCTGAACGCCTTTTCCATCCACCTCCCCCCGTTGAGGGAGAGGAAAGAGGATATCCCCGTGCTTGCCGGACATTTCCTTTCCTGGTTCTGCAGGCGGTACAACAATACCGCCTTGAGGGGGGTTTCCAGGGAAGCCGAGGAGATGATGTTGTCCTATCGTTGGCCCGGAAACGTGAGGGAGTTGAGAAACGTGATCGAACGGTTCGTCGTGCTGGAAAAAACCGGGATGATCCGGCCGGAGCAGCTGCCCAAGGAAATGATCCGGCCCGCGGCATCCGAAGGAGGCGGCCCGAACGTGCGGTTCCGGTTGCCCGAATCGGGAATTTCCCTCGACGACGTGGAGAAAGACTTCATCATCCAGGCGCTGGAGAGGGGAAAACAGAACAAGGCCGTCGCCGCGAAACTCCTGAACATCACGTATCAGTCCCTTCGATACCAGATCCGGAAGTTCGACCTGGAATAGGTTTCCCGTGCTCGTTCGGCGGGTGGGAAGCCGGTTTCCGCGGAAGGGCCGCTTCGAGTGCTTCCATTACCTCTGAATTGTCGTACGGTTTCTCCATGAACCTCAGGGCTCCCGCCGCGAGCGCCCGCCGGACGTTGTTCTCCGACCCGTCCGAGCTGAGGATGACGACCTTGGTGTCCGGCGAGATCCTCCGGATTTCCTGCATCAGGTCGAGACCGTTCGCATCGGGCAGATGGATGTCCAGGAATACGAGATCGTAAAAGGTCCCGCGGACCTCGGACAGCGCGTTTTTCCCGTCCTCCACGGCAAGATGGACGATGTTCCTCTTGGAGAGCGTCCTCCCCAGTCCAAGACATACGAGCTTGTTGTCGTCCACGATCAGGACCTTCATGGAAGTCACGTCTGCAGTGAACGCAATCAACGTGCCGCATAGGATATTTCCATACTTTCCGGTCGATCCATCAATTCGTCGTTCCAGGGGTGACAGCTCTTGTCGAAAACAACCATCCGATGGTTGATTTCAACAGGTGAACGGCGGGATCGACGTTGTCCGTTTCAGGGACAGCTATGCAACCAACGGATTCTTCACATCTTTAATCGGCGAGAAGGGTCGGCACACCGGATGCAGTGGTGAGTGCATGCGTACCGTCGATGTGGTGTGTCCGCACTCAACGCAAGACAGGGCAAGGGAGGGATCCGATGAAACGCATGCTTGAGTCTTTCGTAACGGTCGTCGCGTTGGGATTGGCGATGGCGCTGGCAGGGTGCGGTACAGGGGACACCGGATCGGCGGGGGCAACGGGTGCAACGGGGCCACCGGGCCCCCCGGGGGCATCCGGGGAAGTCACCAATGCGACCTGCCTCGCTGCGAATTGCCATGGGAATGCAACCCTGGTGAAGACCATCGTAAGAAATGACGCCGGAAAGGAAGGGGTGGTGGAGACCATTCCCCTGTACGTGGACAATACCCAGTTCAGCGCCACCGTCCATGGCGGCCAGAGTTGCGTCGGTTGCCACAGCGATATCAACGCCGCCGGGGGCGCTCACGGGCCGGTCGTCAAGACGTACGGCGGATGGGCGCGCTTCAGCGCCAAGCAGGCCATCGAGGCGATCGCCACGAACGAGATCCCGCGTACCCGAAACTACTATACGGCCGCCTCCAGAAGTTGCGTGACCTGTCACTCCAACCATGCCGATTTCGCGAACAGTGCGCACGTCACCATCTTCAAGCAACGCAACGCCAGGGTCGACACCGCTCTTAAGGAGGCCGTGCGGATCGCCTTCGGAGACAACGCCATCGTGGGTGAGGACTTCGGAGAGAACTATACGGCGGGCGACTGCAACCGCTGCCACAATTCCTGCGCCACGTGTCATTTCAAATCCACCATCAAGCGCGCTTTGGCCGGGAATCCGTTGAACTTCTGGGACAACAATCAGGCCGGTGTTTCCACCGCCATATCCGGATGGAACGACAAGATGACCGAATTCGAGATGGACTGGACGAAGAACGTCGCCTCCCATGAAATCCGCAAAGGGAGCTATTTCCTGAACGATGCGGAAGGGGTGTGCGAGGCGTGCCATACCGGGCTCTACAAAAAGGCCAAGACGGCATATTACTGG contains these protein-coding regions:
- a CDS encoding MFS transporter gives rise to the protein LTTTADRFGRKRTLIVGALLMLGAGVVFIVTHNILLLMAAAIIGVISPSGNEIGPFLSVEQAALTQLLPNEKRTRTFAWYNLVGSFATATGALSGGWLAQVLHFRGMSAPDAYRAVLMGYALGGLILGILFLTLSRDVEVTAASQTGSPRRVLGLHRSRDVVARLSALFALDAFAGGLVVQAMMAYWFHIKFGIDAGIIGTIFFGANILAGISALLAVRLANRFGLINTMVFTHIPSNVLLILVPLMPTLPLAITVLLLRFSISQMDVPTRQSYTMAVVSPDERSAASGVTSIARSVGAAISPSLTGIFFAVPTLLSVPFYLAGGLKIVYDVLLYRGFRTMKPPEEK
- a CDS encoding ATP-binding protein, coding for MKKKILIGLGILSLLFMLIGAYIIVTVDRATSRLDHLVKLHQVEILREHLLLQIKRVQSDLAWSGTRYASGVDTIVSHGIRMGKVVDHCFLCHHSPQVTEGLVDLKSQTGNYEDFLSHVLTLDANRVRREAEKDEAIRRGQELIAKVNGIIALTSRNLESNTQAVFRQIAITKTMLFLLIAVGPVILMTLGFLFTRALTRPVNTLLTATRRLKGGALDYRIEGLKDEFGELATSFNEMAGSLKEQIQKMRRTEQMVVVGELAAGLGHEVKNPLAGIKAAVNLLSEELTLNREDRDLFSRIVEQVGRLEALMKGFLNFAKPPKPQWERVSINEVLETTIDFYLVSHRPSCQGFGGIDIRKSMEEGLPRTMADPMQLQQVFLNLFLNAGDAMPNGGTLAVRTLYDAPADSIRIDIKDTGTGIDPEILGRIFSPFLTTKPKGTGLGLAICKQMIEQHGGSIGAENDPAGGALFRIALPVKRGEEEVRTAW
- a CDS encoding response regulator, with the translated sequence MKVLIVDDNKLVCLGLGRTLSKRNIVHLAVEDGKNALSEVRGTFYDLVFLDIHLPDANGLDLMQEIRRISPDTKVVILSSDGSENNVRRALAAGALRFMEKPYDNSEVMEALEAALPRKPASHPPNEHGKPIPGRTSGSGIEGTDT
- a CDS encoding sigma-54 dependent transcriptional regulator; translation: MVAKGKVLLIDDDGLILTTLTRSLRKQGYEVLSDSKGQDVLALANSFHPDVVLLDIRLPGKNGIEILKEITESRIGTKVIMLTSDDTAETAIKAMKLGAVDYLTKPFNLEEVDIVVHKAIEKDRLEREVQCLRLASSDFSDNHFVGNASAIREIREKAEKMAAARVSTLLITGESGTGKEVLARHIHRLLHGEEGSRCAPFLPINCTALPESLLESELFGYEKGAFTDAKAEKKGVFELANKGSILLDEIGDMKQNLQNKLLRIVERKAVRRIGGGVEIPVDVTVMATTNRDLSRAIESGEFRMDLYYRLNAFSIHLPPLRERKEDIPVLAGHFLSWFCRRYNNTALRGVSREAEEMMLSYRWPGNVRELRNVIERFVVLEKTGMIRPEQLPKEMIRPAASEGGGPNVRFRLPESGISLDDVEKDFIIQALERGKQNKAVAAKLLNITYQSLRYQIRKFDLE
- a CDS encoding phosphate/phosphite/phosphonate ABC transporter substrate-binding protein — translated: MKRSLLALSLCALLVLGCGKPETPAPRPPPPEKTLLIGLTPEHNIFKQIRRYEPLADYLSKKTGIQVKLKVLTYRGNVIDNFQSLKLDGAFFGSFSYVLAHAKLGVVALARPEYPDGISSYHGVIFVRKDSGIRTVRQMKGKRLALVARATTAGYLFPTIFLKRAGVPNPETFFREVYYAGAHEGTIDDVLDRKADVGVSKNTVYDRFAAENPRIGRDLVILGKSDDVPENALALRKDIEASVKGKLVDALIAMHADPDGAKVLKAFGARRFIGTTDADYVPVLTYMRELGIDLANFKFPAEE